The Xanthomonas fragariae genome has a segment encoding these proteins:
- a CDS encoding amino acid permease, with translation MPHPSLPPGPAAPSTPALGHALKPRQLMMMGLGTAIGAGLFLGSGVGIHAAGPAVLVSYLIAGALVIIVMNALGEMAAAKPASGAFSVYAADAMGPTAGATVGWLWWLQIVVVIAAEAVGAAGLLSSVWPVLPVPLLALVFMATFTAINLLGVRNFGEFEFWFAILKVMAIIVFLLIGMALLAGWLPGVTSPGLSNVTQNGGFAPNGLAGIGAALLVVVFAFGGTEIVAVAAAETADPGRSLARTIRTVAWRILVFYIGSISVIVAVVPWTSKALSSPFAAVLDVARIPGASTAITLVAVVALLSALNANLYGASRMIFSLAQRGEAPRLLGKTSGEQVPLAAVIASVLFGFAAAALELLYPNKVLPMLLNIVGATCLLVWTISLLSQLILRARADRAGITLPFRMRGYPFLTVLALVILAVIFVLLASSADTRGQFLSMVGLTAAIAVISEVARRLHGRT, from the coding sequence ATGCCGCACCCGTCCCTGCCTCCCGGTCCCGCCGCTCCGTCCACCCCTGCATTGGGCCACGCGCTGAAACCGCGGCAATTGATGATGATGGGCCTGGGCACGGCGATCGGCGCCGGGCTGTTTCTCGGCTCCGGCGTGGGCATCCACGCGGCCGGGCCGGCGGTGCTGGTGTCGTATCTGATCGCCGGCGCGCTGGTGATCATCGTGATGAACGCGCTGGGCGAGATGGCGGCTGCCAAGCCGGCCAGCGGTGCGTTTTCGGTGTACGCGGCCGATGCGATGGGGCCGACCGCCGGTGCGACGGTCGGCTGGTTGTGGTGGCTGCAGATCGTGGTGGTGATCGCGGCCGAAGCGGTCGGCGCGGCAGGCTTGCTCTCCTCGGTATGGCCGGTGTTGCCGGTGCCGTTGCTGGCTCTGGTGTTCATGGCCACCTTTACTGCGATCAATCTGCTGGGAGTGCGCAACTTCGGCGAGTTCGAATTCTGGTTCGCCATCCTCAAGGTCATGGCGATCATCGTGTTCCTGCTGATCGGTATGGCCTTGCTGGCAGGCTGGTTGCCGGGCGTGACCTCGCCCGGGCTGTCCAACGTCACCCAGAACGGCGGCTTCGCGCCCAACGGCCTGGCCGGCATCGGCGCGGCCTTACTGGTGGTGGTGTTCGCCTTCGGCGGCACCGAGATCGTGGCGGTGGCCGCGGCGGAAACCGCCGACCCCGGCCGCAGCCTGGCACGTACCATTCGTACCGTGGCCTGGCGCATCCTGGTGTTTTACATCGGCTCGATCAGTGTGATCGTGGCGGTGGTGCCGTGGACCAGCAAAGCGCTCAGCTCGCCGTTCGCCGCCGTGCTGGACGTGGCCCGCATTCCCGGTGCGTCCACCGCCATCACGCTGGTCGCGGTGGTGGCGTTGCTGTCTGCGCTCAATGCCAATCTGTATGGCGCGTCGCGGATGATCTTCTCGCTGGCACAGCGTGGGGAAGCGCCGCGGCTGCTGGGCAAGACCAGCGGCGAGCAGGTGCCGCTGGCGGCGGTGATCGCCAGCGTGTTGTTCGGCTTCGCAGCAGCAGCGCTGGAGTTGCTGTATCCCAACAAGGTGCTGCCGATGCTGCTCAACATCGTTGGCGCCACCTGTCTGCTGGTATGGACGATCTCGCTGTTGTCGCAGCTGATCCTGCGCGCACGCGCGGACCGCGCCGGCATCACGCTACCGTTCCGCATGCGTGGTTACCCGTTCTTGACGGTGCTGGCTCTGGTGATCCTGGCAGTGATTTTCGTATTGCTGGCGTCCTCGGCCGATACGCGCGGGCAGTTCCTGTCGATGGTCGGTTTGACCGCTGCTATTGCCGTGATCAGCGAAGTGGCGCGACGCTTACATGGCCGGACGTGA
- a CDS encoding membrane dipeptidase encodes MNAVSPESSVVLPAAHTLDALHALAYPIDTHLDSLYLSRLVGCDFWKGDWKAHRRSLIIWLINKTSPRGRNQPLMYHVSGPDFLAGGYGGACFSAHALWENLIALPFLDPWKNWVDHQRYVEAVVAASEGRMRLARSAAEVRAIRAEGLCCAILSLEGAHMLGPRGISSQALRLKRLEIAAKAGAAYLTLNHFSHTDISQAGYAPLNPWRSIEGGGLSEFGKEVVERCIDVGLLLDLSHTSSQGIIDACGICARRNVPAFASHGASRSVTRGDETRPSRHLDRGLDDEAIRAIVQTGGCISVILAPYFLQHSYLADGKPNMDADLAFVIRYYEAFARQIADMGMVADPWKHLSFGSDFDGGISSLPTGMRSGADLPKLTQAMIDAGWPAQRIVDVYSGNFLRVWERVRP; translated from the coding sequence ATGAATGCCGTTTCGCCTGAGAGTTCGGTTGTCTTGCCTGCCGCCCACACGCTGGATGCATTGCATGCGTTGGCTTATCCTATCGACACGCATCTCGACTCTCTTTATCTGTCGCGGTTGGTCGGTTGCGACTTCTGGAAAGGCGATTGGAAGGCGCATCGACGCTCTCTGATAATCTGGCTGATCAACAAGACCTCGCCGAGAGGTCGCAATCAACCGCTGATGTACCATGTGAGCGGTCCAGACTTTCTCGCGGGTGGTTACGGCGGCGCCTGTTTCAGCGCTCACGCGCTATGGGAGAACCTCATTGCCCTGCCTTTTCTCGATCCTTGGAAAAACTGGGTGGATCATCAGCGCTATGTCGAGGCGGTGGTGGCGGCAAGCGAGGGTCGGATGCGGCTGGCACGCAGCGCCGCTGAGGTGCGCGCGATTCGAGCCGAAGGTCTCTGCTGCGCCATTCTGTCGTTGGAAGGCGCGCATATGCTTGGTCCACGCGGTATCAGCAGCCAGGCGCTGCGGCTGAAACGCCTGGAAATCGCTGCGAAGGCCGGCGCCGCTTATTTGACGCTCAACCATTTCAGCCATACCGACATATCCCAGGCCGGCTATGCGCCGCTCAATCCGTGGCGCAGTATCGAGGGCGGGGGGCTCTCGGAGTTCGGTAAGGAGGTCGTGGAGCGCTGCATCGATGTTGGGCTTCTGTTGGATCTCTCCCATACGTCGAGCCAAGGGATTATCGACGCCTGCGGCATCTGCGCGCGGCGCAATGTGCCCGCCTTCGCCTCGCATGGCGCATCGCGCAGCGTCACCCGTGGCGACGAGACGCGGCCGTCGCGTCATCTCGACCGGGGACTCGACGACGAGGCGATCCGCGCCATCGTTCAGACCGGTGGCTGCATCAGCGTCATTTTGGCGCCGTACTTTCTGCAACATTCCTATCTAGCTGACGGCAAGCCGAATATGGATGCCGATCTGGCTTTTGTCATTCGCTATTATGAAGCCTTCGCCCGACAGATCGCCGACATGGGTATGGTTGCAGATCCGTGGAAACACTTGAGTTTCGGCAGCGATTTCGATGGCGGCATTTCCAGCCTGCCGACGGGTATGCGCAGCGGCGCGGATTTGCCCAAGCTCACGCAGGCGATGATCGATGCCGGCTGGCCTGCCCAACGCATTGTCGATGTTTATAGCGGCAATTTCCTACGGGTCTGGGAGCGGGTGCGGCCGTAG